One part of the Arabidopsis thaliana chromosome 1 sequence genome encodes these proteins:
- a CDS encoding defensin-like protein (LOCATED IN: endomembrane system; Has 35333 Blast hits to 34131 proteins in 2444 species: Archae - 798; Bacteria - 22429; Metazoa - 974; Fungi - 991; Plants - 531; Viruses - 0; Other Eukaryotes - 9610 (source: NCBI BLink).): protein MARLIFHFVFALILAAYLLSVTDAIPRGWQEPCFCPSKNPYCDCGDDLQVPTTSVISPKPIIEQCARCERNSQCNKVCPATCKYKVCIFNRTCEFSTCHCYRC from the exons ATGGCGAGACTTAtctttcattttgtatttGCTCTTATCCTTGCAGCTT ATTTATTGTCGGTAACTGATGCGATACCTAGAGGATGGCAAGAACCGTGCTTTTGTCCTTCCAAAAATCCTTACTGCGACTGTGGCGATGATCTTCAAGTTCCTACTACTTCAGTGATTAGTCCTAAACCTATAATTGAGCAGTGTGCGCGTTGCGAAAGAAACTCTCAATGCAACAAAGTTTGTCCGGCAACGTGCAAATACAAAGTCTGTATATTTAATCGAACATGTGAGTTCAGTACATGTCATTGCTATAGATGTTGA